One Cupriavidus taiwanensis DNA window includes the following coding sequences:
- a CDS encoding DUF938 domain-containing protein, giving the protein MTGPTHDPDARRMAPATERNREPILAVLRQVLPASGTVLEIASGTGQHAVHFAAALPGLTWQPSDPDAAARASIAAWTAHAGLTNVRTPLALDVCRQPWGIDAADAVVCINMLHIAPWAAAEALFAGAGKLLGPGGVLFLYGPYRRGGAHTAPSNAAFDAQLRATDPDWGVRDMEAVIALGEAQGLRCDEPVPMPANNFCLVLRK; this is encoded by the coding sequence ACCGCGAGCCCATCCTGGCCGTGCTGCGCCAGGTGCTGCCCGCCAGCGGCACGGTGCTGGAAATTGCCAGCGGCACCGGCCAGCACGCCGTGCACTTTGCCGCGGCGCTGCCGGGCCTGACCTGGCAGCCGAGCGATCCGGACGCCGCCGCGCGCGCGTCGATCGCCGCCTGGACCGCGCACGCGGGCCTGACCAATGTGCGCACGCCGCTGGCGCTGGATGTCTGCCGCCAGCCGTGGGGCATCGACGCCGCCGATGCGGTGGTCTGCATCAACATGCTGCATATTGCCCCGTGGGCCGCGGCCGAGGCGCTGTTCGCGGGTGCCGGCAAGCTGCTGGGGCCCGGTGGCGTGCTGTTCCTGTACGGCCCCTATCGCCGCGGCGGCGCGCATACCGCGCCCAGCAACGCCGCCTTCGACGCGCAGCTGCGCGCCACCGACCCGGACTGGGGCGTGCGCGACATGGAAGCGGTGATCGCGCTGGGCGAGGCGCAGGGCCTGCGCTGCGACGAACCGGTGCCGATGCCGGCGAACAACTTCTGTCTGGTGCTGCGCAAGTAA
- a CDS encoding sulfite exporter TauE/SafE family protein has translation MPDHLLLSSLLIFGLGGLLGAVGGLFGIGGGLIAIPALGLLFGMDQQLAQGTALVMIAPNVLIGFWQYRKRADIALRTAVVLGLSAVLATWLSARAATAMDAQLLRRCFALFMIGMALYFLWRLLPGRAVTAQQARVSPRWIPLVGVVGGVFSGFFSVGGGVVAAPALVGLFGLRQAAAQGLALALVTPGAVVALATYAHAGQVDWVSGMPLSLGGMLTISWGVALAHRMPERRLRALFAVCLIATAVVMLVRG, from the coding sequence ATGCCTGACCACCTGCTGCTGTCCTCCCTTTTGATCTTCGGACTTGGTGGTTTGCTGGGCGCGGTGGGCGGGCTGTTCGGCATCGGCGGCGGGCTGATCGCGATCCCGGCGCTGGGGCTGCTGTTCGGCATGGACCAGCAGCTGGCGCAGGGCACCGCGCTGGTGATGATCGCGCCCAACGTGCTGATCGGCTTCTGGCAATACCGCAAGCGTGCCGACATTGCGCTGCGCACGGCGGTGGTGCTGGGCTTGTCGGCGGTGCTGGCGACGTGGCTCTCGGCACGCGCGGCCACCGCGATGGACGCGCAGCTGCTGCGGCGCTGCTTTGCGCTGTTCATGATCGGCATGGCGCTGTACTTCCTGTGGCGGCTGCTGCCGGGGCGCGCGGTGACGGCGCAGCAGGCGCGCGTGTCGCCGCGCTGGATTCCGCTGGTGGGGGTGGTCGGCGGCGTGTTCTCGGGCTTCTTCAGCGTGGGCGGCGGCGTGGTGGCCGCGCCGGCGCTGGTCGGCCTGTTCGGGCTGCGCCAGGCGGCGGCACAGGGGCTGGCGCTGGCGCTGGTAACGCCGGGCGCGGTGGTGGCGCTGGCCACCTATGCCCATGCCGGCCAGGTCGACTGGGTCAGCGGCATGCCGCTGTCGCTGGGCGGCATGCTGACCATCTCATGGGGCGTGGCGTTGGCGCACCGGATGCCCGAGCGGCGCCTGCGCGCGTTGTTTGCCGTGTGTTTGATCGCCACTGCGGTGGTGATGCTGGTGCGCGGCTGA
- the cysK gene encoding cysteine synthase A produces the protein MKVQNILQTIGNTPHIRINRLFGNGHEVWIKSERSNPGASIKDRIALAMVEDAERRGVLKPGGTIIEPTSGNTGIGLAMVAAVKGYKLVLVMPDSMSVERRRLMLAYGASFDLTPREKGMKGAIARAEELVAATPGAWMPQQFENPANADVHARTTAQEILNDFPEGLDALITGVGTGGHLTGCARVLKDKWPQLKVFGVEPVASPVISGGAPAPHPIQGIGAGFIPKNLDTTLLDGVIQVDAEPAREMARRCAREEGILVGISSGATLAAIAQKLPDLPANARVLGFNYDTGERYLTVEGFLPA, from the coding sequence ATGAAGGTCCAGAACATCCTGCAGACGATCGGCAATACCCCGCATATCCGCATCAACCGGCTGTTCGGCAACGGCCACGAGGTCTGGATCAAATCCGAACGCAGCAACCCCGGGGCTTCGATCAAGGACCGCATCGCGCTGGCGATGGTCGAAGACGCCGAACGCCGCGGCGTGCTCAAGCCCGGCGGCACCATCATCGAGCCCACCTCGGGCAACACCGGCATCGGCCTGGCCATGGTGGCCGCGGTCAAGGGCTACAAGCTGGTGCTGGTGATGCCCGACAGCATGTCGGTGGAGCGCCGCCGGCTGATGCTGGCCTACGGCGCCAGCTTCGACCTGACGCCGCGCGAGAAGGGCATGAAGGGCGCGATCGCGCGCGCCGAGGAGCTGGTTGCCGCCACGCCGGGCGCGTGGATGCCGCAGCAGTTCGAGAACCCCGCCAATGCCGACGTGCACGCGCGCACCACCGCGCAGGAAATCCTGAACGACTTCCCCGAAGGGCTCGACGCGCTGATCACCGGCGTCGGCACCGGCGGCCACCTGACCGGCTGCGCGCGCGTGCTGAAGGACAAGTGGCCGCAGCTGAAGGTGTTCGGGGTCGAGCCGGTGGCCTCGCCGGTGATCTCCGGCGGCGCGCCGGCGCCGCACCCGATCCAGGGCATCGGCGCGGGCTTTATCCCGAAGAACCTCGACACCACGCTGCTCGACGGCGTGATCCAGGTCGACGCCGAGCCCGCGCGCGAGATGGCGCGCCGCTGCGCGCGCGAGGAGGGCATCCTGGTCGGGATCTCGTCGGGCGCCACGCTGGCGGCGATCGCGCAGAAGCTGCCGGACCTGCCCGCCAACGCGCGCGTGCTGGGCTTCAACTACGACACCGGCGAGCGCTACCTGACGGTCGAAGGCTTCCTGCCCGCGTAA